In Selenomonas sp. TAMA-11512, a genomic segment contains:
- the panF gene encoding sodium/pantothenate symporter, with the protein MREAAALMPLLLFMALMVGIGFLVRANADKGFVRHYFVGSRNLGGFVLAMTTVATYSSVSSFVGGPGMAWQVGFGWIYMAVVQVTAIFLVLGIFGKRVARLSRRLHAVTIVDLIRARFGSDALATVSAFVIVLFFLGTMTAQFVGGAKLFEAVTGRSYMEGLLLFGMVVVVYTAIGGFRAVALTDTLCAIVMMAGIVLLLYYVLDAGGGYAAIMTRIEAEHPEMLTPFAGGKMPWTIYFTQWLLVGICTIALPQSVVRGISYRDTEGLHKAMLIGTFVIGFMNIGINFTGILSHGVLTEPIKAYGTVDSIIPQAIARAVPAELVGFAIIGPLAASISTISGLLIVAASAVIKDVFLHNREKADKTIDPRTIRRFSMATTTILGVLVFALAASPPTLIWLINMFAFGGLETAFFWVMLLGLYWKGANLAGAAASMIGGTAIYCVLQAFPELRPLSLHPIAVGIPSSLLLFLLGCRFGKRTEEERLRVFFEDER; encoded by the coding sequence ATGCGTGAGGCGGCGGCGCTTATGCCGCTCCTTCTCTTCATGGCGCTCATGGTGGGCATCGGCTTCCTCGTCCGCGCGAATGCGGATAAGGGCTTTGTCCGGCACTACTTCGTCGGCAGCCGGAACCTCGGCGGATTTGTGCTCGCCATGACGACGGTCGCCACGTACAGCTCGGTTTCGTCCTTTGTGGGAGGGCCCGGCATGGCATGGCAGGTCGGCTTCGGCTGGATCTACATGGCGGTCGTGCAGGTCACGGCGATCTTTCTCGTGCTCGGCATCTTCGGCAAGCGGGTGGCACGTCTTTCGAGACGGCTGCACGCCGTCACGATCGTCGATCTCATCCGCGCCCGTTTCGGCTCGGACGCGCTCGCAACCGTTTCGGCGTTTGTCATCGTGCTCTTTTTCCTCGGAACGATGACGGCGCAGTTCGTCGGCGGAGCGAAGCTCTTCGAGGCGGTCACGGGGCGCAGCTACATGGAGGGGCTCCTCCTCTTCGGCATGGTCGTCGTCGTCTATACGGCGATCGGCGGCTTCCGCGCGGTCGCGCTGACGGATACGCTCTGCGCCATTGTCATGATGGCGGGCATCGTGCTGCTGCTTTACTATGTGCTGGACGCCGGCGGCGGCTATGCCGCCATCATGACGCGCATCGAGGCGGAGCATCCGGAGATGCTCACGCCGTTTGCCGGAGGCAAGATGCCGTGGACGATCTACTTCACGCAGTGGCTTCTCGTCGGCATCTGCACGATCGCGCTCCCGCAGTCGGTCGTGCGGGGCATCAGCTACCGTGATACCGAAGGTCTCCACAAGGCTATGCTCATAGGGACATTTGTGATCGGGTTCATGAATATCGGTATCAATTTTACGGGCATCCTGTCGCACGGCGTGCTGACGGAGCCGATCAAGGCATACGGCACGGTGGACTCCATCATCCCGCAGGCAATCGCCCGCGCCGTGCCCGCGGAGCTCGTCGGATTTGCCATCATCGGGCCTCTTGCCGCCTCGATATCGACGATCTCGGGGCTGCTCATTGTCGCCGCGTCCGCGGTCATAAAGGATGTATTTCTACACAATCGGGAGAAGGCGGACAAGACGATTGATCCGCGGACGATCCGACGCTTTTCCATGGCGACGACGACGATTCTGGGCGTGCTCGTATTCGCGCTTGCCGCCTCGCCTCCGACGCTCATTTGGCTCATCAACATGTTCGCGTTCGGCGGCCTGGAGACGGCGTTCTTCTGGGTGATGCTCCTCGGACTCTACTGGAAGGGCGCCAACCTCGCGGGGGCGGCGGCTTCGATGATCGGGGGCACCGCCATTTACTGCGTCCTGCAGGCGTTCCCCGAGCTGCGTCCGCTCTCGCTGCACCCCATTGCCGTCGGGATCCCGTCGTCGCTTCTGCTCTTCCTGCTGGGCTGCCGCTTCGGCAAGCGGACAGAGGAAGAGAGACTGCGCGTGTTCTTCGAAGACGAAAGATGA
- the rpsR gene encoding 30S ribosomal protein S18 codes for MVRRDRSRRPRRKVCTFCVDKVEVIDYKDVAKLRRFITERGKILPRRISGNCAKHQRQVTVAVKRARNIALLPFTAE; via the coding sequence TTGGTCAGACGAGACAGAAGCAGACGTCCACGCCGTAAGGTTTGCACATTCTGCGTAGATAAGGTCGAGGTCATCGACTACAAGGACGTGGCGAAGCTTCGCCGCTTCATCACGGAGCGCGGCAAGATTCTGCCGCGCCGCATCAGCGGTAACTGTGCGAAGCATCAGCGTCAGGTAACGGTCGCTGTCAAGCGTGCGCGCAATATCGCGCTGTTGCCGTTTACGGCCGAGTAA
- a CDS encoding single-stranded DNA-binding protein, whose protein sequence is MNKVILAGRLARDPEIRYTQSGKAIASFALAVNRRFSRQAQEAGQPTADFIPVVAWDKLAEICGNHLVKGSQIVVEGRMQVRSYDAQDGTKRYVTEVVANEIEFMGARPEGAGGSDFSRPAAPAAPSGQESFGPPIPDEEIPF, encoded by the coding sequence ATGAACAAGGTCATCCTGGCAGGGCGTCTCGCCCGTGACCCGGAGATACGCTACACGCAGAGCGGTAAGGCGATTGCGTCGTTTGCCCTGGCTGTCAACCGCCGCTTTTCGCGGCAGGCGCAGGAGGCAGGTCAGCCGACCGCTGATTTTATTCCTGTCGTCGCATGGGACAAGCTCGCTGAAATCTGCGGCAACCACCTCGTCAAGGGCAGCCAGATTGTCGTCGAGGGTCGTATGCAGGTTCGAAGCTACGACGCGCAGGACGGCACGAAGCGCTATGTCACTGAGGTTGTCGCCAATGAGATTGAGTTCATGGGAGCGCGCCCGGAAGGAGCCGGCGGCAGTGATTTCAGCCGGCCGGCAGCACCTGCCGCACCGAGCGGACAGGAATCCTTCGGACCGCCCATTCCTGACGAAGAGATCCCATTCTAG
- the rpsF gene encoding 30S ribosomal protein S6, translating to MRKYEVIFIVKPMEEEATVSVIEKFKALIQNNGGTIDKEDRWGKKRLAYEIKDYTDGYYCLFQVSATPACVAECDRIMKITDDLLKHMIVRGEELFAAEAKKAEDAKKAE from the coding sequence GTGAGAAAGTACGAAGTCATATTTATCGTGAAGCCGATGGAGGAAGAGGCAACGGTCTCGGTCATCGAGAAGTTCAAGGCTCTCATCCAGAACAACGGCGGTACGATTGACAAGGAAGACCGTTGGGGCAAGAAGCGTCTTGCCTACGAGATCAAAGACTATACGGACGGCTACTACTGCCTGTTCCAGGTCAGCGCGACGCCCGCGTGCGTTGCGGAATGCGACCGTATCATGAAGATTACGGACGATCTTCTGAAGCACATGATTGTGCGCGGTGAGGAGCTTTTCGCTGCGGAGGCCAAGAAGGCCGAGGATGCAAAGAAGGCAGAGTGA
- a CDS encoding YhdT family protein has protein sequence MKTKGYLSQIKKEAAATGAALLVLILYWLAAGFGLSDVDIRVFRLPLWAVAGTVGTWIFAMALVAALLKFVFRDMPLEDETPEEEENRHA, from the coding sequence ATGAAAACAAAGGGATACCTCTCCCAAATCAAGAAAGAGGCGGCAGCCACGGGCGCCGCACTCCTCGTGCTCATCTTATATTGGCTTGCCGCGGGCTTCGGTCTCAGCGATGTCGATATCCGCGTCTTCCGTCTCCCGCTCTGGGCGGTGGCGGGCACCGTCGGAACGTGGATCTTTGCCATGGCTCTTGTCGCGGCGCTTTTGAAATTCGTCTTCCGCGACATGCCTCTCGAGGACGAGACCCCTGAAGAAGAGGAGAATCGTCATGCGTGA